The Stigmatopora nigra isolate UIUO_SnigA chromosome 23, RoL_Snig_1.1, whole genome shotgun sequence genome includes the window TGTGTGGGACAAACTTTATTTCTCGGCCTAGCTTAGCCACCGGGCCGCTAACGGCTCGACGCTTCATTTGACAAGTTGCTGGAACCCAGCCGCCGTGTTGTTTGTGCGTACTAGTGGTGTCAAACTTGCTGACAATTCGCGTCCATTTTGAGCCGATAGACGCGTTTTCGGCGGCCGAGAGATGCGCCAGCGAAGCGGCTCGCTCGCTAGCTAGCCTCTCGGCCAACTCCGTTCACTCTTTGAACGACTTTTGCGGAGGCTGCTCGACGTCGACGGCACCCCCCGGCCGCCTTTTCGCCTCTTTTTTTCGTCGCCCATTTTGTTACTAGTTTGCACTTAGTCCGCTGGTATGATTGCTTTTGGCTCACGTGACGGCAGTGCCGCCCCACGATTGGTCCGCGACGTGGTTTTCGCTGGCTTCGCTCTCGACGGCGTCCCGGCGGCATCCGTTCCCCCCTCCGACCAGAGGATAGCGACGGGGTGCTGAAAGACGGCCCACGGCGACTAGGATGCCGACCGCGGAGCCGAGCTTCAGCACCCTGGCCAGCTTTCCCCCGACCTGGCTCTTCTTTTGCACCGCCCCTCCGGGGGACGCCATGTCGAAAGCGAGGCGCACAACTTGGCGACGTTTATGTGAAGCGAGAGCAGGACTTGGGGAAAGagaaaggagggggggggggtgtaagaTGGTCGATGTCGTTCTAGCGGTACTGCTCGACTTGGATCGATCCACTTTGCTGTGGAATGTTGTTGTTTAGCACTGGTTCAAGTTGAGCCTCCGCGAGAAggcttgttttttccccctgacgTTGATAGTGGAAGCGTCCATTTTGAGACCGAAGGggtgcaccccccccccaacatGGAGAGCAAAAAGTCTGCAGAGTTTGACTGAGGAAGGGGGGATGGGCCCCATTCATGGCCAACATTACCATTTTGATTGCTTTGATGCTGTTTTGGGTGGGGGAGGGGGCATTCGGACGCTCAGAAAGCCCACTCAgcactggctttttttttcttttttactcctCTTGCACTTTCGCCACTAAAATGACACACTTGAAAACACCAAAGCAGCCGCCTCATGCGGGATGACGCCTTGTGGGCCTTACTCACATAGGATGAGCTCAAATACGAGAACACGGCAGCCTTCCGGCCTTGGCGTTTTCGGGATGGAGACATTTCCGTACCTATTTTTAGAACACGGTTCAAATTCGGAACCAAGGCCAAAGGCCCCTTTCTGTTTACataaaactgtattttgaaCGCTAACCAACTCTTTTCCTTGTGCAGAATCAAACATTGTGTAAAGGCCTCAATGATCTTCCCAACGGACAggtaagcccccccccccccccccccattccgtCACCGCCCGTCCAACACACTTAATTGGTGTTTTGTGCCCAGAAGCTGGCCGTCCGAAGTCGCCCGGTGGGCGCCGGCAAGCCACTGTCTCTCCTCACGCCCCCCGGACAGGCCGTGGCCATCTCGACGGTGCCGGCCGCGACCCCGGCGACGGTCCACGTCAACGGCGCCGAGCCGCCGCAGACCTCGCCCGTCGACCTGCAGACGAGCGCCAGGGCGGCTCTCGGACCCGGGGCTCATCCGTCGTCGCAGGTGAGACCGTTATTTTTAAGACGGGAATTTTTTTCCCCGCTCTTTCGGCCACGGAAAGATGCGGCGGCCGGCCGATCGAATGGCGAGGGGGAGCCGAGGAGTgccgttgccatggaaactgtTCAGACCCGCCGGTCGGGGGTCAGCCCGGCCAAGTGCGGGAACAAAAAAGAGCCCCGGCGCCCAGACTGGCTCTTCCTCTTGGCTTCCTTCTTTGGCTACTTTTCGTGCACTGCGTGACCTTTTCACCCCTGCCGATTGTTCCGTCGGCTCCCGGTAAAGGGACCGCAGCGCCCCCCTGTGGGGAGTGGTGGCTCTACTGCCAATGCAAGAGAAAGAAGCGTAAAGAGGAAAAGTGAGCGGAGGGAGCAGGTGCCCCCTTCCCGGGCTCTTTGCGGCCCGCCCGCTCGCCCCCCTAAAGTGCTTGTGAGAAAAGAGTCGCAATTAGGAAAATAAAAGCTGTGGTTGCGCGAGAATTTTCCTCAGTGTGGTTGCCATGGGAACTGGCCTTCCACCCTctgcctccccctcctcccGGTGGCTCAGCAGTCCAACAACTGAaccgaagaagaaaaaggagtaAGGGGGGAGGGGCGGCGGATTGGGGAAAGTTGTCTCCGTATTTCCACGTACTTTGTGGCTTCTCCaagatgtgaaaaaaatgtttgtcccCTTAATTGTGATTGTTGTCTTCTCCACGCTAGATGTTGAGCTCGCTGAGTTTGGTCCCCGTGAAGGTGCCTCAAGTCGGCTCTCTGCACCGACTGACCGCCAGCGTGCTACCTCAGGTACCCACGTCGCTCGCCGGCGCCCCCACGTGCGAAAGTTAAAGCCCGCTCTGGTGTGCTCAGGTCAGGCCAAAGACGCTGATCCCGGACGGCCTCCCACCCAGCCCCCGCCAGGACGCCGTCCCCCGTCCCTTGCGGCCGCACAGCCCGGAGCGCTCGGGCCCCGCCGCCTGCGCCGCCCCCCGTCGCCGACCCTACGACGGCGATGCGGGCGGCCCCGCCCAGCACGCCTCGGGCGGCGCCGGGGTGGCGTACGCCATCATCGCCGCTTCGCCCGCCAACGCCAACGGGGTGGCCGCCGTCAGCGAGGCCGTCAAGGTGAGTCAACTCGGCGCCGTCGGCTCCCGGGCCACCCTCTAGCGTCCGCCTCTCGCCATCAGGTGATCATCATCCAGCCCCAGGCCCCCGGCAGCGGCGAGGGCGGCTCGCTCCCGCTTCCGTCGCAAGATCCCTCGCCGGCTCCCGCCTGCGTCAAGACCAACGACGAGGACCCGGAGGTGAGTGGCCGGTTCCGTGACGTCGGGGAGATCGCCGAGGCTGACCCGCCTGTCCACTCTGATCTCTGGCAGAAAATCTCCTTCATGGTGGCCCTGGGTCTGGTCACCAACGAGCACTTGGAAGGTGACGAGAAGTTCGGCCGTCGTACGTTAGCGTTAGCGCTAGCTTCTTTTGTTGACGTTTGTCTTTTCTTAGAACTCCAACTGAAGAGGCAGGAGAGGAAAAGACGAAGCACGGCTAACCCCGCCTACAGCGGCCTCTTCGAACCGGAGGTATTCCAAGCTCCGCCCACCGCCTCCCGGTCGTCCCTCCCCACCGAACGGGACTCAGACGCGCTTTGTGTTTGTCCGCAGCGCAAGCGTCTGGCGTCGCATTACCTGAACGGCCCGCTCTTCCTGTCGGCGCGAGGTAAAACTAGCGCTTCTCTGGTTAGCACCCGAGGAGGCCCGTTTGTCGCCAAACGGTGGGCGAATGCTGAAGTAGCTAATTGGACAATTGGACGAGCCCAGCGCTCGGCAAAAACCGCTTCAGCATTTGACCAATCAcccgtctgtctgtgtgtccgCCCGCTCATGAGCTTTGCGTGGCTGATGCTAGCACTAGCCTCTGCATGGCTTTGACCTCAAGGCTAACGTGTGCTCTGCTTCCATCCACATGCAAGACTCGGAGGATTTCTGCTGGAAGGTAGGTCCCGCCTTCTCTCGCGCCTTCCGTCCTCACTAATTCCGCCAAGGGCAAAGCTAGCAAAAGTTAGCCAAGGCTAACACCACCCGCTTCATTATTTTCCTCTTGGACTCCTTTTAGgggggtgttgttgttgttgttttctctaACTTTTGCCCGCCATTGTCTTAACCCGTTTACGCCGTGTGGCCTTAGGATGAAGTGGAGCAAGACGAGATTTGCGCCGTGTGTCGGCGGGACGGCGAGCTGCAACCTTGCCACAACTGCCCGCGAGCCTACCACCCCGACTGCCTCCAGCCGCCACTCAAGACCCCGCCCGGGGGACCCTGGTACTGCCCCAAGTGTCACAAGAAGGTATTGCCTCACTAGTGCCGATTTCAAATACTCTTTTTCActctaatttagtttttcttctttgtttttttccatcggCAGGTTTTGAATAAGGAGAATATGTCGTGGCCTCACAACTTCGTGCAGTCGTACGTCACACACAAGACAGGTGGGTTCAAATCCGCCTCTTTGAAAGACCAAAAGGTGGCACTAAAGTGCTTCTTTGCTCACAAGAGGGGACTTTATTGCCGCCTTGTGGCTCATTAGAGTATTACATAAAGAACATCAAAACAGACCCGGGACACAGTGATATGGGCGgtcttaaaaatgaaatatatggcATTTTTTACTGCGAAAAAATATGTTGTAGCAAAATATGTTGTTGTAAAATATGTTTGCCTTTCCAGTGCGCCAGGAGGAAAAGCGACGTCTGCTGCGACGAAACGTGGAACTCAAAAAGGAGTGCGCTCAcctggaggaagaagacgaGCAACTCAACACGACGTTCAAAGTAAGCGGAAAAGTCAATTTCCCTCTCTGTCGCGGTCGTAGTTTTCGGGCCTGACCATTGGCCGTCCTCCGCAGCGCTGCCTGGCCCGCCGAGAGCGTCTGTCGGCGCAGCAACGCGACACGGTGGCGTCCTTGGAGCGCCTCAAAGCGCTGGTCAAGCTCATCCGGGTTTccgcttcctcctcttcctcgctgTCGCCGTCCCCGTCGCCCTGGATCAAAAACGGGGCCACCACGGGCTCGCCCTTGCGACCGTCCCGGGACAACATGGCCAACTAGCCCC containing:
- the phf21b gene encoding PHD finger protein 21B isoform X1 codes for the protein MEVQGPQEALKVEIQCHQNQTLCKGLNDLPNGQKLAVRSRPVGAGKPLSLLTPPGQAVAISTVPAATPATVHVNGAEPPQTSPVDLQTSARAALGPGAHPSSQMLSSLSLVPVKVPQVGSLHRLTASVLPQVRPKTLIPDGLPPSPRQDAVPRPLRPHSPERSGPAACAAPRRRPYDGDAGGPAQHASGGAGVAYAIIAASPANANGVAAVSEAVKVIIIQPQAPGSGEGGSLPLPSQDPSPAPACVKTNDEDPEKISFMVALGLVTNEHLEGDEKFGRRTLALALASFVDVCLFLELQLKRQERKRRSTANPAYSGLFEPERKRLASHYLNGPLFLSARDSEDFCWKDEVEQDEICAVCRRDGELQPCHNCPRAYHPDCLQPPLKTPPGGPWYCPKCHKKVLNKENMSWPHNFVQSYVTHKTVRQEEKRRLLRRNVELKKECAHLEEEDEQLNTTFKRCLARRERLSAQQRDTVASLERLKALVKLIRVSASSSSSLSPSPSPWIKNGATTGSPLRPSRDNMAN
- the phf21b gene encoding PHD finger protein 21B isoform X2, coding for MEVQGPQEALKVEIQCHQNQTLCKGLNDLPNGQLAVRSRPVGAGKPLSLLTPPGQAVAISTVPAATPATVHVNGAEPPQTSPVDLQTSARAALGPGAHPSSQMLSSLSLVPVKVPQVGSLHRLTASVLPQVRPKTLIPDGLPPSPRQDAVPRPLRPHSPERSGPAACAAPRRRPYDGDAGGPAQHASGGAGVAYAIIAASPANANGVAAVSEAVKVIIIQPQAPGSGEGGSLPLPSQDPSPAPACVKTNDEDPEKISFMVALGLVTNEHLEGDEKFGRRTLALALASFVDVCLFLELQLKRQERKRRSTANPAYSGLFEPERKRLASHYLNGPLFLSARDSEDFCWKDEVEQDEICAVCRRDGELQPCHNCPRAYHPDCLQPPLKTPPGGPWYCPKCHKKVLNKENMSWPHNFVQSYVTHKTVRQEEKRRLLRRNVELKKECAHLEEEDEQLNTTFKRCLARRERLSAQQRDTVASLERLKALVKLIRVSASSSSSLSPSPSPWIKNGATTGSPLRPSRDNMAN
- the phf21b gene encoding PHD finger protein 21B isoform X3, coding for MEVQGPQEALKVEIQCHQNQTLCKGLNDLPNGQKLAVRSRPVGAGKPLSLLTPPGQAVAISTVPAATPATVHVNGAEPPQTSPVDLQTSARAALGPGAHPSSQMLSSLSLVPVKVPQVGSLHRLTASVLPQVRPKTLIPDGLPPSPRQDAVPRPLRPHSPERSGPAACAAPRRRPYDGDAGGPAQHASGGAGVAYAIIAASPANANGVAAVSEAVKVIIIQPQAPGSGEGGSLPLPSQDPSPAPACVKTNDEDPEKISFMVALGLVTNEHLEELQLKRQERKRRSTANPAYSGLFEPERKRLASHYLNGPLFLSARDSEDFCWKDEVEQDEICAVCRRDGELQPCHNCPRAYHPDCLQPPLKTPPGGPWYCPKCHKKVLNKENMSWPHNFVQSYVTHKTVRQEEKRRLLRRNVELKKECAHLEEEDEQLNTTFKRCLARRERLSAQQRDTVASLERLKALVKLIRVSASSSSSLSPSPSPWIKNGATTGSPLRPSRDNMAN